TGCTTTCGATGCGGGACCTATGTTCCGGTTCAACCCCTCCATATCTTTTTTTGCAGTCTATGAAACCGATGCAGAGATAAAAACCTTATGGAACCAACTTCTCGACGGTGGCGAGGCCTTGATGCCTCTAGATAGTTATGATTGGAGTGAACTTTACGGATGGGTCACCGATAGATTTGGGGTTTCATGGCAATTAATGAAAGGCAACGTGAGCGATGTGGGACAGCGTATATGTCCGCTTATCATGTACTCTGGAGAACAGCAAGGAAATGCTGAAGAAGCGATGAACCATTATATGGCCATTTTTAAGGATTCATCGGCTGTGGGAGTTGAAAAATACAATGCTGACGACCCAGGTCCCGAAGGTATGGTAAAGCACGCCCAGTGTAAGTTGGCAGGCCAAGCCTTTATGATGATGGACAATGGTTACGAAAACGACATGCCCTTCACTGAAGCCATCTCTTTTTATGTAAATTGTAAGGATCAAAAGGAAGTGGATTATTTTTGGGACCAGTTTACCAAAGAAGGAAGTGAATCGGTATGTGGGTGGCTTAAGGACAAGTTTGGGGTGTCTTGGCAGATCGTGCCCGAGTTCCTTACCGAAAAATTAGCCCTTGACGAACCTGAAAAAAGGCAAAAATTGTTTGAAGCCCTCAGCCACATGAAAAAATTGGATGTAGCAAAATTGGAAGCAGCATACTATAGTTGAAATAGGGCATTGGTGCGCTTACAATTTTAATTTGAAAAAATACGCACCGAATCCCGCTCTTTAATAAAAAAACCACCATCAAAGTCAAAGACGGTGGTTTTTTATTTGGTTATTCCTTAACCAATTTCAATACATGTGTTTTATCTCCATGAGTGGTAACTTTAAATAGATATACCCCTTCAGAAAGGTGACCTACAGATAAATTTTCAAAACCAGAATTAAAGGTATCCAATTTTTGTCCGTTTAAATTATATAGTTCAGCCGTTTTAATGACTTCGTTGTGCATATCAACATGCACTATATCTTTAACGGGATTTGGATAGACCTTCATGGAATTTCCATTTGATGAAAAATTACCAATGCTTAAGGATGCGTCTGTTAATGTTACGACTCTTCCTTGTTCTTCTAAGGTCATATATAGTGTATTTCCAATAAGAACTACATCTCTAAAATTAGCATAATAAGGCTCTCCTTCATACATGTCTTCATAAACTGTTTGATCGCCCACAAACACCAAATCAGCTTCTGAGTCGGTAACATTTATTTTTTCTATTTGATGTGCATTGCAGATATACAACTCATTATTTTGACTTAAAAAGGTTCCCTTATTAAAGTTTAATCCTATGACATCATCCTCTAAAGTAGATGCAGCAGAACTTAAGTCTAAGCTTTTTATCATTTCAAAATCCCGAGCAGACATATACAATGTATTATTGTAAATATCCATGTCCTCTACAACACCTGTATCTAAATTACTAAATTCTAAAGAAGGCGTTGGGGTAGCATCCAAAGCATCAAAACTATAAAGACTTGTTGTAAAAACATCTGGTGCTGTTTCTATTTCTTCTAAATAAAAGATGGTATTATTATAAAGCGTAAACGAAGAAATAAAATTTGTAGTAGTAACAATAACCTGAGTGCCTGCACCTATATTGGTTAAATCTAACTTTAAAATTCGGCTACCAAAAAATTCATCTGTTGATTCAACATAATTTTCAACCAAAATAAATAAATCGTCTCCTAGC
This genomic window from Mariniflexile sp. TRM1-10 contains:
- a CDS encoding T9SS type A sorting domain-containing protein codes for the protein MRKKLLFTFVATLLILTNSNAQITDYLSGLNSPTKMTLDGTTIYVNGWGHIYTIDTSAGSPSANLIYTLPADFYCYKTQKLGDDLFILVENYVESTDEFFGSRILKLDLTNIGAGTQVIVTTTNFISSFTLYNNTIFYLEEIETAPDVFTTSLYSFDALDATPTPSLEFSNLDTGVVEDMDIYNNTLYMSARDFEMIKSLDLSSAASTLEDDVIGLNFNKGTFLSQNNELYICNAHQIEKINVTDSEADLVFVGDQTVYEDMYEGEPYYANFRDVVLIGNTLYMTLEEQGRVVTLTDASLSIGNFSSNGNSMKVYPNPVKDIVHVDMHNEVIKTAELYNLNGQKLDTFNSGFENLSVGHLSEGVYLFKVTTHGDKTHVLKLVKE
- a CDS encoding VOC family protein, with translation MNTIKNTQKITPFLWFDDRAEEAMNFYISIFPNSEIKQLKKWPEETPFPTESTKPGTVQQGMFVLDGFQFCAFDAGPMFRFNPSISFFAVYETDAEIKTLWNQLLDGGEALMPLDSYDWSELYGWVTDRFGVSWQLMKGNVSDVGQRICPLIMYSGEQQGNAEEAMNHYMAIFKDSSAVGVEKYNADDPGPEGMVKHAQCKLAGQAFMMMDNGYENDMPFTEAISFYVNCKDQKEVDYFWDQFTKEGSESVCGWLKDKFGVSWQIVPEFLTEKLALDEPEKRQKLFEALSHMKKLDVAKLEAAYYS